One genomic segment of Chitinophaga sancti includes these proteins:
- a CDS encoding MraY family glycosyltransferase, with the protein MKDDIVGLTPLKKLIGQLMASFAVIYLSNLQISSMYGFMGFNALPPHFSLLLTYFTFLVVINAFNLIDGVDGLAGSVGMLVSGVLGTYFLYTGQLVYAVLGFSMAGGLAAFLIYNISPARIFMGDTGSLMVGLVNAILTIKFIEVAGNPAGKLPVESVPAVAIAILILPLFDTMRVFAVRMLHGRSPFAADRNHLHHYLLALNLNHRQVTLVCVMVNAAYIAFAFYFQHIGTGWLLGSMIGSALILTGVLYQAKRRKENMLHKVTIATVNDAKAVVEVMPKSAIRVNPKGILQDK; encoded by the coding sequence ATGAAGGATGACATTGTAGGACTTACCCCTTTAAAGAAACTTATTGGCCAGTTAATGGCTTCTTTTGCAGTAATTTATCTTAGCAATTTACAGATCAGCAGTATGTATGGTTTCATGGGTTTCAATGCCCTGCCTCCACACTTTAGCCTGCTGCTCACTTACTTTACATTCCTGGTGGTGATCAATGCCTTCAACCTGATTGATGGTGTAGATGGCCTCGCTGGTAGTGTAGGAATGCTGGTTTCTGGGGTGTTGGGTACGTATTTCCTCTATACCGGACAACTGGTATATGCTGTATTAGGTTTTTCAATGGCAGGTGGCTTAGCTGCTTTCCTGATTTACAATATTTCTCCGGCCAGGATTTTCATGGGCGATACCGGTTCACTAATGGTAGGGCTGGTAAATGCCATCCTGACTATTAAGTTCATCGAAGTAGCGGGCAATCCTGCGGGCAAGCTGCCTGTAGAATCTGTACCTGCTGTAGCGATTGCTATCCTGATCCTGCCACTGTTCGATACAATGCGGGTATTTGCAGTGAGAATGCTACATGGTCGTTCTCCGTTTGCGGCTGACCGTAACCACCTGCATCACTACCTGCTGGCATTGAACCTGAACCACCGCCAGGTTACCCTGGTATGTGTAATGGTAAATGCTGCTTACATAGCTTTTGCATTTTATTTCCAACATATAGGTACTGGCTGGTTACTGGGCAGTATGATTGGCTCTGCATTGATCCTCACTGGTGTACTTTACCAGGCTAAGAGGAGAAAAGAAAACATGCTGCACAAGGTTACCATTGCAACAGTCAATGATGCCAAAGCAGTGGTAGAGGTGATGCCGAAATCGGCAATCAGAGTCAATCCAAAAGGAATTTTACAGGATAAATAA
- a CDS encoding segregation and condensation protein A — protein sequence MADNSYKIKLPQFEGPFDLLLFFIERDELDIYNIPITTITNDFLDYIHHLESINIELASEFILFVSTLMRIKAKMLLPRKELDEQGVEIDPRQELIDKILEYKRFKQAAAELAEKEADRMLMIKRGNIAKELSTIGEITSEGTEIQTLTLFKLTQTFEKVMQRVKQRDNKPQHVVYKYDYTMEGSRQYMIELAQKEKTLAFEKIFDHCQDRVHAIFLFLGMLELVQMKYMTIMVGEGRNNFIIDFIEPEDRELEVAGAFDME from the coding sequence ATGGCCGACAACTCATATAAGATAAAACTCCCCCAGTTCGAGGGGCCTTTTGATCTGCTGCTCTTCTTTATTGAGCGGGACGAACTGGATATCTATAATATCCCCATCACCACTATCACCAACGACTTTCTGGATTATATCCACCACCTGGAATCCATCAACATTGAGTTGGCCAGCGAATTCATCCTGTTCGTATCTACCCTGATGCGTATCAAGGCCAAGATGCTGCTGCCCCGCAAAGAGCTGGATGAGCAGGGAGTGGAAATAGACCCCCGTCAGGAGTTGATTGATAAAATCCTGGAATATAAGCGTTTCAAGCAGGCGGCTGCCGAGCTGGCTGAAAAGGAAGCAGACAGGATGCTGATGATCAAAAGAGGGAATATTGCAAAGGAGTTGTCAACTATTGGTGAAATCACCAGCGAGGGCACTGAGATCCAGACCCTTACTCTTTTCAAGCTCACCCAGACTTTCGAAAAGGTGATGCAAAGGGTAAAGCAGCGTGACAATAAGCCACAGCACGTAGTATATAAATACGACTACACCATGGAGGGCTCCCGTCAGTACATGATCGAACTGGCGCAAAAGGAGAAAACACTGGCATTTGAAAAGATCTTTGATCATTGTCAGGACAGGGTGCACGCCATTTTTCTATTCCTGGGTATGCTGGAACTGGTGCAGATGAAGTACATGACCATTATGGTGGGCGAAGGCAGGAACAATTTTATTATCGATTTTATTGAACCTGAAGACCGTGAACTGGAAGTAGCGGGAGCTTTTGATATGGAATGA
- a CDS encoding DMT family transporter, giving the protein MSQRTLNWGIFLLLSLTWGSSFILMKLGMERLSPWQVASLRMLCAGISLSPFFFRFIHRMPVKKLPLIFLSGLLGNFIPAFLFCIAEMQVDSGLAGILNGFTPLMTLVTGALLFNNAIIKRQLLGISAGLIGVVLLFASQGISTSYWYYGLWILVATVCYGTNINLVRRHLKDYSSVQVSAISLGFCAILAFPVLLYTHFFALLSGPAVPWTSISAAATLGILGSGIATVLFYFLISRTGAMFASMVTYVLPIVALGWGFLAGEHITVLQILSLGIILGGVYLVNRK; this is encoded by the coding sequence GTGAGCCAACGAACACTCAACTGGGGGATATTTCTCCTCCTTTCCCTCACCTGGGGCAGCTCCTTCATTCTCATGAAACTGGGTATGGAGCGGTTATCGCCCTGGCAGGTAGCCAGCCTCCGCATGCTATGTGCAGGTATTTCATTATCGCCTTTCTTTTTCCGCTTTATCCACAGGATGCCTGTGAAAAAGCTACCCCTGATTTTTCTGTCAGGGTTATTAGGCAATTTCATCCCGGCCTTCCTCTTCTGTATTGCCGAAATGCAGGTAGACAGTGGTCTGGCCGGCATCCTAAACGGGTTCACCCCACTCATGACCTTAGTGACAGGGGCTTTGCTGTTTAATAATGCGATCATCAAGCGCCAGCTGCTGGGTATCAGTGCCGGGCTAATAGGGGTCGTATTGTTGTTTGCCTCTCAGGGAATCAGCACGAGTTATTGGTACTACGGTCTTTGGATACTTGTAGCCACTGTATGCTATGGTACGAATATCAACCTGGTTCGCAGGCACCTGAAGGATTATTCATCCGTACAGGTAAGTGCTATCTCCCTCGGATTCTGTGCCATCTTAGCTTTTCCGGTACTGCTGTACACACATTTCTTTGCACTGCTAAGTGGGCCCGCTGTTCCATGGACTTCTATCAGTGCAGCAGCGACACTGGGCATACTGGGTAGTGGTATTGCGACCGTCCTGTTTTACTTCCTGATCAGCAGAACAGGTGCTATGTTCGCCAGTATGGTGACATATGTATTGCCCATTGTGGCGCTGGGCTGGGGTTTTCTGGCCGGAGAGCACATTACGGTATTACAGATATTAAGTCTTGGGATCATCTTAGGAGGGGTATACCTTGTAAACAGAAAATAA
- a CDS encoding transketolase → MPQLKDIATQIRRDIVRMVHGCQSGHPGGSLGCADFFTALYFKVMQHKPQPFEMDGGDQDLFFLSNGHISPVFYSALARSGYFEVSELATFRQLNSRVQGHPTTHEGLPGIRMASGSLGQGLSVAIGAALTKKLNNDDRIVFSLHGDGELEEGQNWEAIMFAPHHKVDNLIATVDWNGQQIDGTVEAVAGLGDLEAKFAAFGWTVLHMNGNDMDEVVATLEKAVGMTGQGKPIVILMKTIMGAGVDFMEGHHEWHGIAPNDEQLKSALGQLPETLGDY, encoded by the coding sequence ATGCCACAGTTGAAAGATATAGCTACACAAATCAGAAGGGATATCGTTCGCATGGTGCATGGCTGCCAGAGTGGCCATCCAGGCGGTTCATTAGGTTGTGCTGATTTTTTCACAGCCCTGTATTTTAAAGTGATGCAGCACAAGCCACAACCTTTCGAAATGGACGGAGGTGATCAGGATCTGTTCTTTTTATCAAATGGCCATATCTCGCCGGTATTTTACAGTGCATTAGCCCGTTCGGGTTATTTTGAGGTGTCAGAACTGGCTACATTCCGCCAGTTGAATTCCCGTGTACAGGGTCACCCTACTACTCACGAAGGCTTGCCTGGTATACGTATGGCATCAGGTTCCCTGGGGCAGGGTTTGAGTGTGGCGATTGGTGCTGCGCTGACGAAGAAACTGAATAATGATGACCGTATTGTATTCTCTCTGCATGGTGATGGTGAGTTGGAAGAAGGGCAGAACTGGGAAGCAATTATGTTTGCTCCTCATCATAAAGTGGATAATCTGATCGCAACTGTGGATTGGAATGGACAACAGATTGATGGTACAGTTGAGGCTGTGGCAGGTTTGGGTGACCTGGAAGCGAAGTTTGCGGCTTTTGGATGGACTGTGTTGCATATGAATGGGAATGATATGGATGAGGTGGTTGCTACATTGGAAAAGGCAGTAGGTATGACCGGACAAGGTAAGCCGATTGTTATTTTGATGAAGACGATTATGGGTGCTGGGGTTGATTTTATGGAAGGACATCATGAGTGGCATGGGATTGCACCGAATGATGAGCAGTTGAAGAGTGCGTTGGGACAGTTGCCAGAGACGTTGGGAGATTATTAA
- the mscL gene encoding large conductance mechanosensitive channel protein MscL yields MAFFKEFRDFATKGNVIDLAVGVIIGAAFGKIVSALVDNIFMPILGILTGKVDFKEKYWLLNDSKGSSFESLAKAKEAGAPVLSYGLFIQSVIEFVIIAFCIFLLVKGINALTRKKEEAPATPAAPPEPTPQEKLLMEIRDELKKR; encoded by the coding sequence ATGGCATTCTTCAAAGAGTTTAGAGATTTTGCTACCAAAGGAAACGTAATTGACCTTGCAGTCGGAGTGATCATCGGTGCTGCCTTCGGAAAGATTGTATCTGCACTGGTAGATAACATCTTTATGCCCATCCTGGGTATACTGACTGGTAAAGTGGATTTCAAAGAAAAATACTGGCTACTGAATGATAGTAAGGGCAGTAGTTTTGAATCGCTTGCCAAAGCAAAAGAAGCCGGGGCCCCGGTATTATCTTATGGTCTCTTTATCCAGTCTGTCATTGAATTTGTTATCATCGCGTTCTGTATTTTCCTGCTGGTAAAAGGGATCAATGCCCTGACCAGAAAGAAAGAAGAAGCTCCGGCTACCCCAGCGGCACCACCAGAACCAACACCACAGGAGAAGTTGTTGATGGAAATCAGAGACGAACTGAAAAAAAGATAA
- the frr gene encoding ribosome recycling factor — protein sequence MQDDLNLIMDDASESMQKAIAHLELELSRIRAGKATPAILDGISVDYYGSSTPLSQVANINVADARTLTIQPWEKNMLQPIERAIIASNIGINPQNDGIIIRMFLPPLTEERRREFVKRAAGEGEHGKVSIRNIRRDAIEAIKKLQKDGLSEDTAKDAEAEVQALTNKFIELVDKHCAQKEKEIMAI from the coding sequence ATGCAAGATGATCTAAACTTAATCATGGACGATGCCAGCGAATCCATGCAAAAGGCGATCGCTCACCTTGAGCTGGAATTGTCCAGGATCAGAGCTGGAAAAGCAACTCCTGCTATCCTGGATGGGATTTCCGTAGATTACTATGGTTCTTCTACCCCGCTCTCTCAGGTTGCCAATATCAATGTGGCTGACGCGCGTACCCTAACTATTCAGCCTTGGGAAAAAAATATGCTCCAGCCGATTGAAAGGGCTATCATTGCTTCCAATATCGGTATTAACCCACAGAACGATGGTATCATCATTAGAATGTTCCTACCTCCTCTGACGGAAGAAAGAAGAAGGGAATTTGTAAAGAGAGCAGCTGGTGAAGGTGAACATGGTAAAGTGTCTATCAGAAATATCCGTCGTGATGCGATCGAAGCCATAAAGAAATTGCAGAAAGACGGCCTGAGTGAGGATACTGCAAAAGATGCAGAAGCTGAAGTACAGGCATTGACCAATAAATTTATCGAACTGGTTGATAAGCACTGTGCACAGAAAGAAAAAGAGATTATGGCGATCTAA
- a CDS encoding DUF3078 domain-containing protein, producing MRRSFLTVLVLVCTFGILHAQDDWMKTSREEASGKIKKDASDTTNKVWKKGGMFNLNINQGSLTNWAAGGDKFSFSVASSLSAFAFYKKGKHSWDNVLNLAYGYVNTTSLGGRKSDDLLSITSKYGYDIGKNFYLSGLVDLRSQFTDGYLYTDTSKTLSSRFFAPAYLVLSPGIDYKPTDQFSIFFSPVTGRYVFVMDDYLASQGAFGVDTGKHIKSEFGAYLTINTVQTLAKGIVYKGRLDLYSNYRNNPQNVDLYMTNSLNLAVNKHISAVISLDMIYDDDVKSFVNPKTGVMGPRLQVKEVIGVGFSAKF from the coding sequence ATGAGAAGATCCTTTTTGACAGTCCTTGTATTGGTATGCACATTCGGTATCCTACATGCACAGGACGACTGGATGAAAACATCCCGCGAAGAAGCAAGCGGAAAAATTAAGAAAGACGCCAGTGACACTACTAACAAAGTATGGAAAAAGGGAGGCATGTTTAACCTGAACATAAACCAGGGATCTTTAACCAACTGGGCTGCGGGTGGTGATAAGTTCTCTTTCTCCGTTGCCTCTTCCCTGAGTGCATTCGCCTTTTACAAAAAAGGAAAGCATAGCTGGGACAACGTACTGAACCTTGCTTACGGTTATGTAAATACGACGAGCCTTGGTGGCCGTAAGAGCGATGACCTGCTTTCCATAACCTCCAAATATGGCTATGACATTGGTAAAAACTTTTACCTGTCAGGATTAGTGGATCTTCGTAGTCAGTTTACCGATGGTTACCTGTATACGGATACCTCCAAGACTTTGTCATCCAGGTTCTTTGCACCTGCCTATTTAGTGCTTTCTCCGGGTATTGACTATAAGCCGACCGACCAGTTTTCCATCTTCTTCTCTCCTGTTACCGGCCGTTATGTATTTGTGATGGACGACTATCTGGCATCCCAGGGCGCATTTGGAGTAGACACCGGTAAGCATATCAAATCTGAATTTGGTGCTTACCTGACTATCAATACCGTACAGACACTGGCAAAAGGGATCGTGTACAAGGGTAGATTAGATCTCTATTCCAATTATCGGAACAATCCGCAAAATGTGGATCTGTATATGACTAATTCACTCAATCTGGCGGTGAATAAACATATCTCAGCGGTAATATCACTTGATATGATCTATGATGATGACGTGAAGTCCTTTGTGAATCCCAAAACAGGTGTAATGGGACCCCGGCTGCAGGTCAAAGAGGTCATAGGCGTTGGTTTTTCAGCGAAGTTTTAA
- a CDS encoding PPK2 family polyphosphate kinase: MSKLKLADISTTAPKKLDKEKTQALTDQIRNELDELQNLLYAEHKHAILIILQGMDASGKDGAIRAVMSTMNPEGVDVMAFKVPTEQELDHDFLWRVHQHAPSKGMIMVFNRSHYEDVLVQRVHKWVNEKTIIKRMVAINDFERLLTDHGNTTILKFYLHVSPQEQATRLEERTANPKKMWKYNKGDLIEAKFWKKYRKAYEDVFAHCNEVPWIIVPADDNWYKEYVVAKTLRDTLLSLKMKYPALKD, from the coding sequence ATGAGTAAGCTTAAACTGGCAGATATCAGTACCACAGCACCCAAAAAACTGGATAAAGAAAAGACCCAGGCCCTGACCGACCAGATAAGAAATGAGCTGGATGAGTTACAGAACCTGCTCTATGCCGAACATAAACATGCCATTCTCATTATCTTGCAGGGAATGGATGCAAGTGGCAAAGATGGCGCTATCCGTGCTGTGATGAGTACGATGAATCCTGAAGGGGTAGATGTGATGGCGTTTAAAGTGCCTACTGAGCAGGAGCTGGATCATGATTTTCTATGGCGCGTACATCAGCATGCCCCATCTAAAGGTATGATTATGGTTTTCAATCGTTCTCATTATGAAGATGTATTAGTACAGAGAGTGCATAAATGGGTGAATGAAAAAACGATTATAAAACGTATGGTTGCTATCAATGATTTTGAAAGGTTACTGACGGATCATGGTAATACGACTATCCTGAAGTTTTATCTCCATGTATCGCCCCAAGAGCAGGCTACGCGATTGGAAGAACGGACGGCGAATCCTAAAAAGATGTGGAAGTACAATAAAGGAGATCTGATAGAAGCGAAGTTCTGGAAGAAGTACAGGAAGGCATACGAAGATGTATTTGCACATTGTAATGAGGTACCGTGGATCATTGTGCCTGCTGATGATAACTGGTATAAAGAATACGTAGTAGCGAAAACGTTAAGGGATACACTGCTGTCATTAAAAATGAAATATCCTGCATTGAAGGATTGA